Proteins encoded by one window of Aspergillus puulaauensis MK2 DNA, chromosome 4, nearly complete sequence:
- the MET7 gene encoding tetrahydrofolate synthase (COG:H;~EggNog:ENOG410PHKQ;~InterPro:IPR001645,IPR036615,IPR018109,IPR023600, IPR036565;~go_function: GO:0004326 - tetrahydrofolylpolyglutamate synthase activity [Evidence IEA];~go_function: GO:0005524 - ATP binding [Evidence IEA];~go_function: GO:0016874 - ligase activity [Evidence IEA];~go_process: GO:0009058 - biosynthetic process [Evidence IEA];~go_process: GO:0009396 - folic acid-containing compound biosynthetic process [Evidence IEA]), with translation MRGIRISGHFSKTQLRSLSLHSVVMSRDYGAAISALNTLQSNSAIVKEFNKPETRHALNLRSLPETVEWLRRIGYKPSDLTRFNPIHVAGTKGKGSTSSFISSILYQYTPSQSSSPTLSKVGLYTSPHMRFARERIRINNEPLSEEKFAHYFFEVWDRLDDAARVAGEDPNDLQTKPQYFRYLTLMAFHAYLSEGVDAAVIECGIGGEYDCTNVIEKPAVTAITSLGIDHVALLGNTIEEIAWHKGGIIKPGTKAFSAPQPPTAEKVLCDRAAEKNTELQIVPSHPELTKNGDIKLGLAGDFQYGNAVLAVAAAGELLRKVGKQDITSSLMEKPLPAEFRKGLEQAQLEGRCQTRHEKHVSWYIDGGHTQESIKLAGQWFASQILANSSSEVSAAKKLRVLVFNQQTRDSNALAQLLYDTLKAALGSESPFTHVIFCTNVTYKEAGYRPDLVSINQNSAAVENLQVQKGLAEKWNSIDPSAEVKVYSTIEEAVDFTRELASKEQGRVQGDEAPIMTFVTGSLHLVGGFLDVIETKPNSDEK, from the exons ATGAGGGGGATTCGCATTTCCGGTCACTTCTCGAAGACACAGCTGCGATCGTTGTCGTTGCATTCAGTCGTGATGTCTCGCGATTACGGA GCTGCAATCTCGGCTCTCAACACATTGCAATCTAATTCCGCAATAGTCAAGGAATTCAACAAACCCGAGACCAGGCATGCGCTCAATCTTCGCTCTCTACCGGAAACTGTCGAATGGCTTCGTCGCATTGGGTACAAG CCCTCTGATTTGACCCGCTTTAACCCGATTCATGTTGCCGGTACGAAAGGCAAAGGCTCGACCTCGAGTTTTATCTCCTCTATCCTCTATCAATATACGCCTTCGCaatcatcctctcccacaCTCAGCAAAGTCGGACTTTACACTTCTCCCCATATGCGATTTGCGCGCGAGCGGATTAGAATCAACAACGAACCGCTTTCCGAGGAAAAATTCGCCCATTACTTCTTTGAAGTCTGGGACCGTCTCGATGACGCTGCTCGAGTTGCCGGAGAGGACCCGAACGACCTACAAACAAAACCTCAATACTTCAGATACCTGACGTTGATGGCATTTCATGCGTATCTCAGTGAAGGCGTGGATGCCGCAGTCATTGAATGTGGAATCGGCGGAGAATATGACTGTACCAATGTCATTGAGAAGCCGGCAGTCACAGCTATCACAAGTCTGGGAATCGATCATGTTGCTCTTCTAGGAAATACGATTGAAGAAATAGCATGGCACAAAGGCGGAATTATAAAACCTGGCACTAAGGCGTTCAGCGcgccacaaccaccaaccgCCGAAAAGGTTCTGTGCGATCGTGCCGCCGAAAAGAACACCGAGTTGCAAATCGTACCGAGTCACCCCGAGCTAACTAAAAATGGGGATATTAAGCTCGGTTTGGCTGGCGACTTCCAATATGGCAACGCTGTACTAGCTGTTGCAGCTGCTGGTGAGCTCCTTCGAAAGGTCGGAAAACAAGATATCACCTCTAGCCTTATGGAGAAGCCCTTACCCGCGGAGTTTCGCAAGGGGCTAGAACAGGCGCAGTTGGAGGGAAGATGTCAAACCAGGCATGAAAAGCATGTCAGTTGGTATATCGATGGAGGCCACACTCAAGAAAGCATAAAGCTAGCTGGTCAATGGTTTGCTTCACAAATCTTGGCCAACTCTTCATCGGAGGTCTCAGCAGCGAAGAAACTACGGGTCTTAGTTTTCAATCAGCAGACCCGCGATAGCAACGCATTGGCCCAATTACTCTATGACACTCTCAAAGCTGCCCTCGGCTCTGAATCACCATTCACCCATGTGATATTCTGCACCAATGTCACTTATAAAGAAGCCGGTTATCGACCGGATCTTGTCAGCATAAACCAAAATAGCGCCGCCGTTGAAAATCTACAAGTTCAAAAAGGACTCGCCGAGAAGTGGAATAGCATCGATCCTTCCGCAGAAGTCAAGGTCTATAGCACTATTGAAGAAGCAGTTGATTTTACCAGGGAACTGGCGTCGAAGGAGCAAGGTCGCGTCCAGGGCGACGAAGCTCCCATCATGACTTTCGTAACTGGAAGTCTTCATCTCGTTGGTGGTTTCCTAGATGTTATCGAGACAAAGCCCAACTCCGACGAGAAATGA
- a CDS encoding alpha/beta hydrolase (COG:S;~EggNog:ENOG410PVX2;~InterPro:IPR000073,IPR029058;~MEROPS:MER0017243;~PFAM:PF12697;~TransMembrane:1 (i12-31o)) — MVEFNPILRKAYWLLAASGLIYVSIVCSLTFPEVQRFAVYLNKLNPTIWEDVNLVESFGFLKTQVQPFNLVTPDNETIYGWHLLPLHMCNEHAAELDMNKPAGPANDYTSTPAFKLLANDPNARVVVSFHGNAGHLGSAQRPETYRMLLGLSSSTNPIHVFSIDYRGFGLSTGTPTEEGLITDGVALLNFLTSSSLNISSSRITIVGQSLGTAVSAAVAERFLFGSSNPNAVQSAIKDPEPFAGVILMASFSNIPNLIESYSVKGITPPILSPLRGYPRIQDWARSHIVDRWDTAARVARLTGADGNMARSNSTYANKGLKLVILHAENDVEIPWYEGVRVFEAATNLSHPRKVPSIRSSIWEANPDKSALVKEVLWKKVYYGGHNRIATFSEAAFEVLRTFHR, encoded by the exons ATGGTCGAGTTTAATCCCATCCTAAGAAAAGCGTACTGGTTGCTAGCAGCTAGTGGCCTTATCTACGTGAGCATCGTCTGCTCCTTGACTTTTCCGGAGGTCCAGAGATT TGCGGTCTATCTAAACAAACTCAATCCTACCATATGGGAAGACGTCAACTTGGTGGAATCATTCGGGTTCTTGA AGACGCAAGTTCAGCCATTCAACTTAGTCACTCCAGATAATGAAACTATCTATGGCTGGCACCTTCTTCCTTTGCACATGTGTAATGAGCATGCAGCCGAGCTAGATATGAACAAACCCGCAGGACCTGCTAACGATTATACTTCGACTCCTGCCTTCAAGCTTCTGGCTAATGATCCGAATGCTCGGGTGGTTGTAAGCT TCCACGGTAACGCCGGCCATTTAGGATCTGCCCAACGGCCTGAGACATACCGTATGCTTCTTGGTTTATCAAGCTCCACCAATCCAATACAcgtcttctccatcgacTACCGAGGATTTGGGCTCTCCACCGGAACACCCACCGAAGAGGGCCTCATCACTGACGGAGTCGCCCTACTAAACTTTCTCACATCTAGCTCCCTAAACATTTCGTCTTCCAGAATTACAATTGTCGGTCAAAGCCTCGGAACCGCAGTCAGTGCCGCAGTGGCAGAGCGTTTCTTGTTCGGCTCCTCCAATCCAAACGCCGTCCAATCCGCCATCAAGGACCCGGAGCCCTTCGCCGGTGTCATCCTCATGGCATCCTTTAGCAACATACCTAACCTTATCGAGTCCTACAGTGTCAAAGGCATAACTCCTCCTATACTTTCCCCGCTACGCGGCTACCCCCGAATTCAAGACTGGGCGAGGAGCCACATCGTAGACCGCTGGGATACTGCGGCAAGAGTCGCAAGATTAACCGGCGCTGATGGAAATATGGCCAGGTCTAACTCGACGTATGCAAATAAAGGCCTAAAGCTAGTTATCTTGCACGCTGAAAATGATGTCGAAATTCCCTGGTACGAGGGTGTTCGTGTCTTCGAGGCCGCGACAAACCTTTCTCACCCTAGGAAGGTGCCTAGCATCCGGTCTTCTATATGGGAAGCGAACCCTGATAAAAGTGCGCTGGTTAAGGAAGTGCTGTGGAAGAAAGTTTACTACGGAG GCCATAATCGTATAGCCACGTTCTCAGAAGCCGCCTTTGAAGTGCTGAGGACATTCCACCGATAA
- a CDS encoding uncharacterized protein (COG:S;~EggNog:ENOG410PNBA;~InterPro:IPR037651;~go_component: GO:0000812 - Swr1 complex [Evidence IEA];~go_process: GO:0006338 - chromatin remodeling [Evidence IEA];~go_process: GO:0043486 - histone exchange [Evidence IEA]), with protein MAEKRRLSARERREPAAKRRVSEATTRALSPAQQTSKRKASTPAAASSPASTPNTPVEIVEPPLPTKIKDGEPLPTLPSAQSADLSLKEYQSIAESAVLLASLERSKKKWLSDGILVRYWTKPKKTKRDQIEGKNPPKESMSKVGPCNIVVGPHLFDAMLYTVKDPNAPPPVQYTPTQRPMVHYGHPNNFQQYHPYPQAPTQNQRPHPPQAAHGTPPAQQGHQHARPPPPPPSRTPNNQTPQRPSGPQSAQRPAANQNPPPQPPKPNPDPVIQMLATRAAQDPELKALMRLVASTNATQEQLRTFQAHIDELNAIIRAREQQQRRQQQQKQSSSQQQSSQPTTPTAAQPSPRPSQPVAQAHHQPPPQGPSQESQASQPSPATSQQQPPQHEQQTPTAQAQSQQPQKSPQSHPRVEVQIPRPPQSNSTPQNPNADSANRQPSASQPTPTTPQVKQEPGASTTVPTPTPVPAQAPAPPVSTPSTGPGPQQTPGTQPMAPPPPQPQQQAMGQRPGPQYQYQQPPYQSQPIQSRPPQYGSPTPYYRATPPRPPPPPRLNYKSVVFEFTSPLTPYGSSTSGHAGSGDRYLFPENTILEWLSGGTIVLASFLLVRKLDPNTPFPIETAPDTAPSRAKGKSTSKSKKADKNKDKSGETQKEKDNTKDGDNSAKKGDNNTQTSENKDSPAVDSKQGVQSEQNDEKTPQATDSTKSAADAKADDDNKPSNLKEYYQPITFRIYSANPKVLEPLARVVKPQDEVRKYMNEVMDRAERAPDGFLAYQLPREQHAEEIESESDNKKGNTPIPGSLVSGRSKLSRGRTVGEDSDTENTDRPIEEEEEEEELKDFYGPPTGILPLGI; from the exons ATGGCTGAGAAACGCAGACTCTCCGCGCGTGAACGTCGCGAACCTGCCGCGAAGCGACGAGTCTCCGAAGCGACCACGAGAGCATTATCACCGGCGCAACAGACgtcaaaaagaaaagcttcCACGCCTGCTGCCGCTTCATCGCCCGCTTCAACACCGAATACACCCGTCGAAATTGTCGAACCGCCACTCCCAACCAAAATTAAGGATGGGGAGCCTCTTCCGACCCTCCCTTCGGCGCAGTCCGCCGACCTGTCGCTCAAAGAATACCAATCAATCGCGGAAAG CGCGGTTCTTCTGGCCTCTCTAGAAAGGTCGAAAAAGAAATGGCTCAGCGACGGTATTCTCGTGCGTTATTGGACAAAACccaagaagacgaagagggacCAGATTGAAGGCAAAAACCCACCGAAAGAGTCGATGTCTAAGGTTGGACCCTGTAATATTGTGGTTGGGCCTCACCTTTTCGATGCGATGCTGTATACGGTCAAAGACCCCAACGCGCCACCTCCAGTTCAATATACCCCGACACAGCGGCCAATGGTTCACTATGGTCATCCCAACAACTTCCAGCAGTATCATCCTTACCCCCAAGCGCCCACTCAGAATCAACGACCGCATCCACCCCAAGCCGCCCACGGCACACCACCAGCCCAACAGGGCCACCAACACGCCcgcccgccgcctccgccgccctccAGGACTCCAAACAACCAGACCCCTCAGCGCCCTTCCGGGCCTCAGTCTGCGCAGCGGCCTGCTGCTAACCagaatcctcctccccagccaccAAAACCAAATCCCGACCCCGTCATTCAGATGCTTGCCACGCGAGCTGCACAAGATCCTGAACTGAAGGCTTTGATGAGATTGGTTGCCTCGACAAATGCAACACAGGAACAGCTGCGCACATTCCAAGCACATATAGACGAGTTAAATGCGATCATACGAGCTCGGGAGCAACAACAACGCCgtcagcagcagcagaaacaatCATCATCACAACAACAGTCATCACAACCGACAACCCCTACAGCTGCACAACCGTCACCTCGACCCTCTCAACCGGTAGCCCAAGCGCACCACCAGCCGCCACCGCAGGGACCATCACAGGAATCACAGGCATCAcaaccatcaccagcaacttCCCAGCAACAACCTCCACAGCACGAACAACAAACCCCTACAGCGCAAGCTCAGTCACAGCAACCACAAAAATCACCTCAATCACACCCTCGAGTTGAAGTGCAGATACCTAGGCCTCCACAGTCTAATTCTACACCCCAGAACCCGAATGCGGACTCAGCAAACCGGCAACCATCTGCTTCCCAACCTACGCCCACAACACCCCAGGTTAAACAGGAACCTGGTGCAAGCACTACGGTGCCAACACCAACGCCAGTCCCGGCACAAGCGCCAGCGCCCCCTGTCTCAACCCCAAGCACTGGTCCTGGCCCACAGCAAACCCCTGGAACACAGCCAATGgcacctccgccgccgcaaccgcagcagcaggcaaTGGGTCAGAGGCCAGGCCCACAATATCAGTACCAACAACCGCCATATCAAAGCCAGCCAATTCAGTCTCGACCGCCGCAATACGGATCTCCGACCCCGTATTATCGTGCTACTCCcccacggccaccaccaccgccgagaCTGAACTACAAATCGGTGGTGTTCGAGTTTACTTCCCCGTTGACTCCATATGGAAGCAGCACTTCAGGACACGCGGGGTCGGGGGATCGATACCTTTTCCCAGAGAATACGATTCTAGAATGGCTCTCCGGCGGAACCATAGtccttgcttctttcttacttGTCCGGAAATTAGACCCTAACACACCATTCCCAATCGAAACCGCACCAGATACCGCCCCCTCGAGAGCAAAGGGAAAATCAACGTCGAAATCAAAGAAAGCTGACAAAAACAAAGACAAGTCCGGAGAAAcccagaaggagaaggacaaCACCAAGGACGGGGATAACAGCGCCAAAAAAGGCGATAATAACACTCAAACCTCAGAGAACAAGGACTCTCCCGCTGTAGACTCCAAGCAAGGCGTTCAAAGTGAGCAAAACGACGAAAAAACTCCGCAGGCAACTGACTCGACCAAATCGGCAGCCGACGCCAAGGCAGACGATGACAACAAGCCCTCGAACCTGAAAGAGTATTATCAACCTATCACTTTTCGCATTTACAGCGCGAACCCGAAGGTACTAGAGCCTTTGGCCCGGGTTGTGAAGCCGCAAGATGAAGTGCGCAAGTACATGAATGAAGTCATGGACCGCGCCGAGCGAGCTCCCGATGGATTCCTTGCTTACCAGCTTCCGCGCGAGCAACACGCCGAAGAGATCGAGTCAGAAAGTGATAATAAGAAAGGAAATACGCCCATTCCGGGGTCTCTTGTCAGTGGACGCAGCAAGCTGTCGCGGGGTAGGACAGTTGGCGAGGACTCGGATACTGAGAATACCGATAGACCcattgaggaagaggaggaagaggaggaattaAAGGATTTTTACGGGCCGCCGACTGGCATTTTGCCATTGGGTATATGA
- the RTC5 gene encoding TLD domain-containing protein (COG:O;~EggNog:ENOG410PIPH;~InterPro:IPR006571;~PFAM:PF07534), producing the protein MGVGQSREDAGHASPEQLSLILAERFATKCFTPLELTHFKDNFFTRATDQDGLKYWNEKTLSDFLGIPDQSDAHCPLDAGPVIFRMVSYLGAFPFQNSLAPSVLTFEAMVKVTVLLTERYGKVLRRGQKNRLRLLFGSLADVGRKEVEKPPESGDEDKVEDAPSSHAPGFDIDAPANDNYDEDEDDDLALAALESLDAIEVFKHDSRIDRRVYEARISVSTFRRLLMLLLVVAPLKPLEDVNIYMADLTEERMKAVREEADSILAAFDQGSSGGISYKTFADTIAASFPYIFDPLTPLFEHLLFSKNLDFARNRGDDTAGTDSASSDSDPVKASPLSRITLPGSFESAILSSSMVSHLSFFLPSTSVDKNLLHGNVRLHPVFSTAAHGSSLTSFSHNVLTWQSGTLLLLDGLDTDTGDSFKIGAYLPQPWKSPTSSYGTSKFSTSVLHSLFQLSPQHVLLPGNPSPSILDAQNTPIAYFSTYHGISIGCQIPPSSRTQKLPPTPHGAGSLTIDTSLEFADFHVSSFGTNGVFLPPYTLSSTSSSSTSASKTRIDIYNLEIWGLVPEPDNSSSHGQGKKSAVELQQAKWDFETREAERRRHVNLNASGGDSGVEQARWLLETAGIIGNDSGAGRTGGST; encoded by the exons ATGGGCGTCGGTCAGTCGCGCGAAGATGCTGGGCATGCTTCTCCAG AGCAATTGAGCCTAATACTGGCGGAACGTTTTGCGACAAAGTGCTTCACGCCCTTAGAGCTCACCCACTTCAAAGACAACTTCTTTACCCGTGCAACAGACCAGGATGGTCTCAAGTACTGGAACGAGAAAACGCTCTCTGACTTCCTGGGAATCCCAGACCAAAGTGATGCCCATTGTCCTCTGGATGCCGGGCCAGTTATATTCCGCATGGTTTCATATCTTGGGGCTTTTCCTTTCCAGAACTCACTAGCCCCTAGTGTTCTGACGTTTGAGGCTATGGTGAAAGTGACCGTGTTGCTGACGGAGCGATACGGGAAGGTCCTTCGCCGAGGACAAAAGAACAGACTTAGGTTACTTTTTGGTAGCCTTGCCGACGTTGGGAGAAAAGAAGTTGAGAAACCACCCGAGAGCGGGGATGAGGACAAGGTGGAAGATGCGCCCAGCTCACATGCTCCTgggtttgatattgatgcGCCGGCCAATGATAAttatgacgaggatgaggatgatgacctCGCGCTTGCTGCACTGGAATCGTTGGATGCCATCGAAGTTTTCAAGCACGACTCACGCATAGATAGGAGAGTCTATGAGGCTCGCATCTCTGTGAGCACGTTTCGTCGCCTTCTGATGCTCCTGCTAGTTGTCGCGCCATTGAAGCCTCTCGAGGATGTCAACATTTATATGGCCGATCTTACTGAGGAACGAATGAAAGCTGTgcgagaagaagcggatAGCATTCTGGCGGCCTTTGATCAAGGGTCGTCTGGAGGGATCAGTTACAAAACATTCGCAGACACGATCGCCGCCTCCTTTCCCTACATCTTCGACCCATTGACGCCATTGTTTGAACACCTTCTTTTCAGTAAGAATCTAGACTTTGCTAGGAACCGCGGAGATGATACCGCTGGAACAGATTCAGCTTCGTCAGATTCGGATCCCGTGAAAGCTTCACCTCTATCACGCATTACGCTTCCAGGAAGCTTCGAATCAGCGATTTTGAGCTCCAGCATGGTGTCCCACCTTTcattcttccttccttcAACATCAGTCGACAAAAACCTTCTTCACGGAAACGTCCGCCTTCACCCCGTCTTCTCAACCGCAGCGCACGGTTCCTCGCTGACTTCATTCTCCCACAACGTCCTCACTTGGCAATCAGGAACACTCCTACTGCTCGACGGATTAGACACCGATACAGGCGACTCTTTCAAGATAGGCGCGTACCTACCTCAGCCCTGGAAATCACCTACGTCAAGTTACGGCACTTCCAAATTTTCCACTTCTGTCCTCCACTCTCTCTTCCAACTATCCCCTCAACACGTCCTCCTACCAGGAaacccatccccatccatTCTTGATGCACAAAATACCCCCATTGCCTACTTCTCAACCTACCACGGCATCTCCATCGGCTGCCAAATCCCTCCTTCCTCTAGAACCCAAAAGCTTCCACCCACTCCCCATGGCGCGGGAAGTCTCACAATCGATACGAGCCTCGAATTCGCAGACTTCCACGTTTCGTCCTTTGGGACTAACGGTGTCTTCCTACCCCCGTACACActgtcatcaacatcttcctcctccacgtcTGCATCCAAGACACGTATCGACATTTATAACCTAGAAATATGGGGTTTAGTTCCTGAGCCGGATAATTCATCATCCCACGgacaaggaaagaagagcGCCGTTGAACTACAACAAGCGAAATGGGATTTCGAGACTAGGGAGGCGGAGCGGAGACGTCATGTCAACTTGAATGCTTCAGGTGGGGATTCGGGTGTTGAGCAGGCGAGATGGTTGTTGGAGACTGCGGGAATAATTGGGAATGATAGTGGTGCTGGGAGGACTGGGGGAAGTACTtga
- the NMT1_1 gene encoding glycylpeptide N-tetradecanoyltransferase swoF (BUSCO:EOG09261SS1;~COG:I;~EggNog:ENOG410PIAT;~InterPro:IPR022678,IPR022677,IPR022676,IPR016181, IPR000903;~PFAM:PF02799,PF01233;~go_function: GO:0004379 - glycylpeptide N-tetradecanoyltransferase activity [Evidence IEA];~go_process: GO:0006499 - N-terminal protein myristoylation [Evidence IEA]), which yields MSDPQDLKGKAPQKHNDAEQVAPGGKLTPQAAEALLENNPALKNELGVMDKDKAVEALRKMDISELLTGLSLSGKNKKDMAAFKFWQTQPVPRFDEAGSATGGPIKMIDPEKVPKTPDPLIEGFEWATLDLTKEDELRELWDLLTYHYVEDDNAMFRFRYSKSFLHWALMSPGWRKEWHVGVRATKSRKLVASICGVPTEVRVRGQKIKVTEINFLCIHKKLRSKRLAPVLIKEITRRCYLNGIYQAIYTAGVVLPTPVSSCRYYHRPLDWLKLYEVGFSPLPAGSTKARQITKNHLPSSTSTPNLRPMEAKDIDGVHDLLERYLKEFDINQAFNREEIEHWLVYKENPQKEQVIWSYVVEDPETHKITDFFSFYNLESTVIQHPKHDCVRAAYLYYYATEAAFSNDKKALKDRLQTLMSDALVLAKKAQFDVFNALTSHHNPLFLEQLKFGAGDGQLHFYLYNYRTPVIAGGVNEKNLPDEKQMGGVGVVML from the exons ATGTCAGACCCCCAGGATTTAAAGGGCAAAGCCCCTCAG AAGCACAACGATGCGGAGCAAGTCGCGCCAGGTGGAAAGTTGACCCCGCAGGCGGCCGAGGCCCTTTTGGAAAACAATCCCGCACTGAAGAACGAGCTGGGCGTCATGGATAAAGACAAGGCTGTGGAAGCATTACGCAAGATGGATATTTCTGAGCTCTTGACTGGCCTGTCTTTGTCCGGAAAAAACAAGAAGGATATGGCGGCGTTCAAGTTCTGGCAGACCCAACCCGTACCCCGTTTCGACGAAGCAGGCAGCGCTACCGGCGGACCGATTAAGATGATTGACCCTGAGAAGGTACCCAAGACGCCGGACCCATTGATCGAAGGGTTTGAGTGGGCCACATTGGACCTGACGAAGGAAGACGAGCTTCGCGAACTCTGGGACCTCCTTACATACCACTACGTCGAAGATGACAATGCCATGTTCCGGTTTAGATACTCGAAATCTTTCCTGCACTG GGCCCTGATGTCCCCAGGCTGGCGCAAGGAATGGCATGTCGGTGTCCGTGCTACAAAGTCGCGCAAACTCGTGGCTTCGATCTGCGGTGTTCCAACTGAGGTTCGCGTGCGCGGGCAGAAGATCAAGGTTACGGAGATCAATTTCCTCTGTATTCACAAGAAGCTGCGCTCTAAGCGACTAGCACCCGTCCTCATCAAGGAGATCACCCGTCGTTGCTACCTGAACGGCATCTATCAGGCTATCTATACTGCTGGTGTTGTCCTACCGACACCAGTTTCGTCCTGCAGATACTACCACCGTCCTCTGGACTGGCTGAAGCTTTACGAAGTCGGcttttctcctctccctGCCGGCTCTACCAAGGCTCGTCAAATCACCAAGAACCACCTCCCTAGCAGCACGTCGACACCCAATCTTCGGCCCATGGAGGCGAAGGATATTGACGGTGTTCACGATCTGTTGGAGCGTTATCTGAAGGAGTTCGACATCAACCAAGCCTTCAACCGTGAAGAAATTGAGCACTGGCTGGTGTACAAGGAGAACCCCCAAAAGGAGCAAGTTATCTGGTCTTACGTGGTTGAGGATCCGGAGACTCACAAGATCACGGATTTCTTCTCATTCTATAACCTCGAATCAACAGTAATCCAGCACCCGAAGCACGACTGTGTGCGCGCAGCGTATCTCTATTATTATGCGACCGAAGCGGCTTTCTCCAACGACAAAAAGGCCCTTAAGGACCGGCTCCAGACGTTGATGAGCGACGCTCTAGTCCTGGCTAAGAAG GCTCAATTCGACGTATTCAATGCGCTCACCTCTCACCATAACCCTCTCTTCCTAGAGCAACTCAagtttggtgctggtgatggccaGCTTCACTTCTACCTATACAACTACCGAACACCGGTAATCGCCGGAGGTGTCAACGAAAAGAACCTGCCAGACGAGAAGCAGATggggggtgttggtgttgttatGCTGTAG